In the Castor canadensis chromosome 1, mCasCan1.hap1v2, whole genome shotgun sequence genome, ATGAGGCCCTCTTGAGCTTAATTTTGTAGAGTTCTAGGTGGTTTTTGGAAGAGATCTTACTAAATTCTATTATAACCTGCCCACTTTTAGATATTAATATATTCTCTTAAGAGGACATAGATTTCTCCTACATTACCTAAGTCTTTTAAGGATGAGATTGATTTTTTCTAACATGAGAAATATGGTTTTTCCAACTGAACAGTTTTGGTTCTTATGACTGGGGAAACACCACACTGTACTTCGGTTTCCTTTAATGGATTAGAAGGAAGTTACAATATGTTCCTTGAATGTCTTCAGTAAGCAGGCTTTTCTCTAGGATTGAGGAATGATTCAGCAATGCTTTTGCCTGTGAGTTAGTGCTTTTTGGAATGGAGCATCTTTATAATGCGTACctgaatttcttttgttctgaCACTGTAGATAATTGGGTTGAGCATTGGTGGCATAAGAAAGTGCAGATAAGAGAGAATCATGTACACCTGAGCTGGTAGTTTCTTTTTCCCAAAGTGATGGATCATGGACAGGCTAACTAGTGGGGTATAAAATAAGAGTACAGCACAGAGGTGGGAAATGCAGGTATTGAAAGCTTTCAGCCTCTCATCATTGGAAGCAACACTCAATACAGTCTTCAAGATCAGCACATAGGAGAGGAGAATGAGCACAGCATCCATCCCCAGTGTGGAGAGCATGACAAAGAGCCCCAAGCCACTGTTGACAAGAGTGCTGGAACAGGACAGCCTCAGAATATCAGGATGTACACAATAAGAATGAGACAGAGCACTCACAGGCTGAAACTTCAGTCTTCCAAGGAACACAGGCAGGGGCAGATGGAGGACACCACTACGGGTCACGATGGCCAGTCCAATGGATCCAATGCGTTTGGATGTGAGAATTGTGGCATAGCGTAAAGGCTCTCGGATGGCCACACAACGGTCAAAGGCCATGGCCAACAGAACAGCAGATTCAATGACTGAGAAAGTGTGGATGAAGAAGAGCTGCACAAAGCAAGTTGCAGCTCCGATCTTCCTCTGGCCCAGGAGAAAAACAGCTACCATTGAAGGCAGGGTGGAAGCTGAAAGGCCCAAATCAGCTATTGACAACATGGAAAGGAAGAgatacatgggtgtgtggagacTGGGCACAGAGTTAACAATGTACATTATGGTGATGTTGCCGACCACAGAAAGAACATAGATAAAGCAGATAGGAATAGCCATCCAGCAATGAGCAGCCTCCAGTCCAGGAAGATCCATTAATATGAAGAAGAAGCTGCTGGCATTACTGTATTTAGGAATTGCCATAATTCTGGGAAGTGATTGACCTggaaaaaattatgaagaaacCAAATAGCTATTTTTTTCATAGCATTTTCTGATCATCTCACCCATGTAACACCATTGCTCTTGCCTGCAGAGTAGTA is a window encoding:
- the LOC109680896 gene encoding olfactory receptor 51G2-like, encoding MAIPKYSNASSFFFILMDLPGLEAAHCWMAIPICFIYVLSVVGNITIMYIVNSVPSLHTPMYLFLSMLSIADLGLSASTLPSMVAVFLLGQRKIGAATCFVQLFFIHTFSVIESAVLLAMAFDRCVAIREPLRYATILTSKRIGSIGLAIVTRSGVLHLPLPVFLGRLKFQPVSALSHSYCVHPDILRLSCSSTLVNSGLGLFVMLSTLGMDAVLILLSYVLILKTVLSVASNDERLKAFNTCISHLCAVLLFYTPLVSLSMIHHFGKKKLPAQVYMILSYLHFLMPPMLNPIIYSVRTKEIQVRIIKMLHSKKH